In Terriglobales bacterium, the genomic stretch TAATTTCGTTGGGGTTGCGGCTGGCCCGAATGCGCACCAGTTCTTGAGCGGCGTGGAACTGGCGGCCCAGGGTGGTGAGCAGGTCCATTCCCGCATGCGGCTTTCGCTCAAGAAGAATCGCGATATCCTCACGTGATACCTCCAGACAGGTGCTCTCTTCGAGCGCAATCGCGTTGGTCTGGTGCGGCGTCTGATCCAGCATGGAAGCAAAGCCAAAAAAGTCACCCTTGCCGGGCTCGTCGACGACAACCTCCTGATAATCCTCGTCAACCGTTGTGACACGGACCTTGCCGGAGAGCACCACGTAAGCCTGGCCACTCGGGTCACCTTTTTTGTACACACGCTCCCGCGGCGCGAAATTCTTGATCTCAACCTGCGCAGATAGAATCGCGGTCTCGTCGTCATCCAGCAAAGAAAACAGCGGAACACTTTTCAGCACTTCGGGTTGACAAGGCATCGCGTTCTCCTTTACGACAAGGATGCAAAATTGAGAAATCGTTCCGCCGTCAGGGTAAATGATTCGGACTGTGCGCGGAAGGACGCAACACGTCCCGGAAGTCCACGGAAAGACCGATCTGGCCGCCGATCCGAGGACTGGC encodes the following:
- a CDS encoding DUF1003 domain-containing protein, whose amino-acid sequence is MPCQPEVLKSVPLFSLLDDDETAILSAQVEIKNFAPRERVYKKGDPSGQAYVVLSGKVRVTTVDEDYQEVVVDEPGKGDFFGFASMLDQTPHQTNAIALEESTCLEVSREDIAILLERKPHAGMDLLTTLGRQFHAAQELVRIRASRNPNEIIEQEATTGERIADNVARFGGSWTFIGAFCAVMIIYATVNIVLHGKAWDPYPFILLNLFLSMLAAIQAPVIMMSQNRQDTKDRLRSELDFDVNRRAASEIQGLARKLNLLDEKIDDVAGLLRAKAVR